The proteins below are encoded in one region of Desulfurellaceae bacterium:
- a CDS encoding acyl-CoA dehydrogenase family protein has protein sequence MNFQVSEAGTRLQQRSRRLAADFATRAATHDQEASHPLENYAALRREGFYSLNVPPEMGGEGVGLLNYSLAAEELAQGCQYAPVDHRSPF, from the coding sequence ATGAACTTTCAGGTCAGCGAAGCAGGGACACGCCTCCAGCAGCGAAGCCGGCGGTTGGCAGCAGACTTCGCCACCCGAGCCGCCACGCATGACCAGGAAGCCAGCCATCCGCTGGAAAACTATGCGGCCCTGCGCCGGGAGGGTTTCTACAGTCTCAATGTTCCCCCAGAGATGGGCGGAGAGGGCGTCGGGCTGCTCAACTACTCCCTGGCGGCCGAGGAACTCGCCCAGGGCTGTCAATATGCACCTGTCGATCATCGGTCCCCTTTTTGA